In Lolium rigidum isolate FL_2022 chromosome 7, APGP_CSIRO_Lrig_0.1, whole genome shotgun sequence, the DNA window GATTTGTCTGTAAGGACCAGCTGTAGCAACCTCACTTGCTGGTCAGTGCATTCAACTTcattgtagacaacaaagaagagtATGCTTGAGTACCGTCAGCTGCAGGCATCAGAGAGGAGGACATGGCTTAGGACTGGCTACGCAAGCAGTTTtctgcttagtgcttctgcttccttcttcatcatcctCTCGATGACGGTCATGATctgctgattttgggaggtggtctcgtatccctccattagctcgGACTTCAACCTGATCTCCGttctgtaatgatgaacttgttcaaggtggtatgtactaacccctcgtgtgatGGACCTGTGTTGCATCACAAAATATAGTTGCTTTACTCGTGATGCATCGCCTAGTAGGGTAACTACTTACTAGcatcttttgatgaactgaatgtTGTTGAATGTGTTGTTATTCAATTAACACTTGAGTAACCTCACCATTTAAATGGAAATGGTTACCACAACACGCTCATGTCTGCAACCAAATAAGGTGTGTGTTGCACCACCAGAGCAGAAAGACGTCTGTGCAGGTATCCAAACAATAGGAATTCTCTTTCCTCTCCGGTGCAGAAAATAACTTCGCAGCCTACCAAATAACTTGGCTTTAGCTTATACGGAACGCGCGGGACATTCTATCTCACTAGCGTAGTAATACGCAAATCAAACCCAAGCAACTAAACGCACCCCTACTGAAGGCGCCCTCACTTGTCCAGCGATCATGGCATTGCAAAGGCACGCGCCAGTTCGCCTGATTCTACATCTCGCCGAAAAGACAGTTTGTATGCCGTCTCCCCGGCCCCTCTATCATGTGCCCCATCAAGGATGGTAAATCCATTATTCTGTACTCATGTGTGCTCCTTATCTCCGAGAAAAGATCTCTGATATAAACTTTTATCGTGATAGCATGACAGAAGAAAATATATTCAGGGGTTGAGTCAAACTCGAAATCGTGTGTATCTCATGTCCAACCGATCGATCCCGTATATACCCAACAGGTCTGATCGGTGACAGGAACCGATCACTAGTTGTTGTCGGTACTGATTGCTGATTAGGATGCATTATAATCACGTGACGCTTTCGCTAACATAAATAGAAAATTGTATTGGAGTACTATTAATCCCCACGAGACAAACGCCGTGTATATATACTGTACACTTTTTCTGGAAGAACAATGGGCACGTAGATTTTAATTAGGACACACCAAAACTCGGCCAAGATTTTTTCTCCCAGCAGGTCAAATATCTGGGTTTTCTTTTAATGCTGCTGATAAGTTCATGACCGTACGCGGAAGCCACATCAGAACCACGTACAAGATGACTGAACTAAGCTATCATTAGCAGCAATCTTGTTCTTCGATAAGGTTGGAACGTAGTCTTGTCTCAGCCAGTAGTGCAAGTAGAAATACGCCGTGCCCTTTGGAGATGCAAAAGGTTATATAGCAAACTAAACAACAAACGAAATTACGAAAACTGCCGTGCACCTTTGAGCCATAGCTATCCGGCCGGGTTTAATTTGGAGGTGGCCGGTGGGGGAGGGAGAGGCTGCTGCCTCTTTTTCTACAGAATCACTTGACCTTTTATCAATCAAGCATTCGACCTATCGGAGATTAGTTCGTTCCATCGTCCGTCAATGTAGACTGTATGGATTCTCGGTGGGGTAATCTCCAGCAAACATTCAGTTGGTGCTAGACAGCTTCAAAGTTTGCTATAAAAGAAATCACAAATGCATAATTAGCGTCTTCATCCGACAAAGTATTGATGATGACTTGACTGTGTCGAAACTGATGGTCAGCACAATATGGTAAGCCAAtcactttttttttcgagaagaAAGATAATCCCCAAAGTCCATGTTTTGTGGATGCACACAACCACAATTGttttacggttttgctatgtctcagtcaactgagattttcttaagtctaagtcacttacaaaaaagtgcttgagttgcacttttctattaaaaatgtgcaattgcacttttctgctagaaatgtgcaactagaccgagttgcacttttctttaaaccgcagctgcacttttctgaggtgactgagacttCAGAAAATCTCAatcaactgagacatagacacacccattgttttatttaagTTGGTGCAAAAATAACAAGGCCAAATCATGAACATGCCTTTTCGTGGCCACTGGTACGAATCAAAAAGCCTCGAGCATCCGGACGGAGCCAGGAATGAAGTATAAGGGAGGCAGAACTACctaaaatcacacaaataagGAACTACCATGTCTTGTGTTTAAAGAAAAATCATAAGCataggggcgggggggggggggggctgcaccCCCCTCatccccccttgtctccgtcctGACCATCCCAAACTCACAACACATGTTGCTCTTTACCTGGTCATGGGCACAAGTTGAATTTAATTAAAAACATGCATTTATAGATGCAAAGGTCAGGATACGTCCTCTTTTTAGAAAAAAAGGCAGCTACAGAAGTTATTCTTTTCCCAGTACGCCTCAAAATAATCTTGGTTCCACTGGATAACATAACATAAGAAAAAACAACAAGAAACACAAACTAATACTAGCCACCAAGATAGTTTCAAATCCAATAGACCATTGTACTAACATCAAATAGCCCCATTGACAATTTCCTAAGACACTATCCAACAATGCTCTCCTATCCAAAAACTTTAGGCATCATCTTTATTATCTTCTCCGTCGTAGGTCAAATGAAGAGGCCTAACGGTGGCTTGATGCACCCATCAGCAAGGTGTATGAGGGGTTTGTTAAGATAGGTCTAGTAGATGTATATCCTGTCATGTATATGTACGCGTATATACGCATGTATTTGTATGATCACCATTATATATAGAAGAGACGTGCGTGTGCATTGCAcccacgaaaaccctaaaccctttcttaacttggtatcagagcagcctggctccttccgccgccgccactagcaaaccctagctagccgccgccgcgtctagtccgccgccgccgccgcgatctcactcgccgccgccgctgcgatggCCCAGCATGATTCCAGCCTCGCGCTGACGAGTTCCTCCAGCGCCAGCCTCTCCACCACCGTGGCTGGCCCTGTCATCGCGCCGCCGACCGacacggcggcagtgccggtccttccggccatcgccgttcgcctgaacggcagcaacttcatgcTGTGGAAGGCGCTTGCCCTTCCCACCTTCGCCGGAGCACGTCTTCATGGCTTCCTCGACGGCTCGGCTCCGGCACCCCCGAGCACCATCCGGGAAGGCACCGGTGACGCAGCGCGCGACGTCGCGAACCCCGTGTACGCGCAGTGGTGGACCTTGGACCAGCGCGTCCCCGGCCATCTCCTCGGGTCGATGCATGAAGACGTCTCGGCCCAGCTCATCGGTCGCACCACGGCAGCGGCAGCCTAGAGCGCCGTTCACACCATGTTCTCCGCCGAAAACCGCCCGGCATCCGTGCTCTTCGACGCGAGATTCAAGGGCTGAAGAAGGGAGACAAGTCCCCCGGCGAGTATATGCAGAAGGTGAAGGCCCTCGccgacgccatggccgccgccggatCCCCTCTCCGCGATGACGAGATCATCGACTATATGCTCACCGGGCTGGGCACTGCTTTCAACCCGATCACGGCGTCCATGGACTTCGCGACTTCGCCTGTCACGCTGGCCATGTTCTACAAGAATGTCCTCAACTATGAGGGCCTCCAGAAGCAGCAGCAGGCAGATCCCGAGGACTGGACCTCCTCGGCTAACGCCGCCACTCGCCCCTACACCAACAATTCTGGGCGTGCGAGCGACTCGCCCCGCCCTAGCGGCGGTTGTCCCATGGGTGGTGGCCCGTAGGGACAGCACGGCCCTGTCCAAGGAGGTCACGGACAGGGGACTGGCGGTCACGGTGGAGGTGGCCAAGATCGTCGTCGCAACGACGGCAATGGTGGCAACAATGGCCGCAACAGAGGAGGACGTCGCAGGTGGCGCCCCCAGTGTCAGATCTGCGACATATGGGGGCATGACGCGAGTAATTGTCGCCGGCGCTATGATCGCAGCGACAGCGCACCGGCAACTGCTGCATCGACATCCTCCAACGAACAGATGCGGCACCTCGATTTCGGTGCATCCGATCACCTGACAAGTGATCTCGAGCGTCTCCACGTTCATGACCGCTAccatgggaaggaccaagttcaggTGGCCAACGGTGCAGGTTTGTCTATTTCGCATATTGGTCATTCGTTCTTACCTGGTTCATCTTTGAAACTGAAAAATAttcttcatgttccgcatattcatCAACATCTTCTTTCAGTTTATCGTCTTGTTTCCGACAATAAGGTTTTTGTTGAGTTTCATAAGTTCTTTTTCCTTGTAAAGGACAAGGTCACGAAGAAAGTTCTTCTACACGGTAGAAGCAGAGATGGACTGTACCCCGTTCCGTTTGGCCGAGTTCCTCCTCCAACGCCGCGTCGGGCGTCCTCCGGCGTGAAGACCTCCTCGCCTCATTGGCATCGTCGCCTCGGTCATCCCACAAATAATGTCATTCAAACCATTGTTAGGAAAAATGATTTAGTGTGTTCTTCCAATAATCGGACTTcggtttgtgatgcttgtcagtgTGCTAAAAGTCGACAATTGTCTTATAGTGATTCTCATCGTGTTTCTACTGTACCTCTCGAGTTAATTCATTCGGATGTATGGGGTCCAGCTATTGCATCTTCGGGAGGGTACAAATATTATGTTAGCTTTGTCGATGATTATTCCCGTTTCTGTTGGATTTACCTTCTCAAGCATAAGTCTGATGTTCAGCATGTCTTTTATGCCTTCCAGGCGCATGTGGAGCGTCTGTTGAACACTAAAATCAAAGCCGTTCAGTCGGATTGGGGTGGCGAGTATCATAAGTTGCACCGCTACTTTCAACGCCTTGGCATCTCCCATCGCGTTTCGTGTCCTCACACATCGCAGCAAAACGGGATTGCTGAACGCAAGCATCgtcatctggtggaaaccggacttGCCTTGCTTGCCCATTCTTCCCTTCCTCTTAGGtactgggatgaagcttttctcacCGCTTGCTATCTCATTAATCGCATGCCTACACCTGTGCTCCAACCAAGATACACCTATTTTTCGCCTTCTTAAAATCCAACCCAACTACACCTtccttcgtgtctttggatgcgctTGTTGGCCTAGCTTGCGAAAGTACAATGCTCGCAAGTTGTCTTTTCGATCCACAATGTGTGTCTTTCTGGGTTATAGTCCGATGCACAAAGGGTATAAGTGTCTCGATCGTTCCACGGGTCGTATTTATATTTCCCGTGATGTCGTCTTCGATGAGTCTCTCTTCCCTTACTCCACTCCCGGTGTCACCATCGATGTCTCAACTTTGAAACAAGCAATTTCGTTTCCCTCCGATGAACCAGTTACGAGTGACTGTATGCGTAAATATGACTTATCTCATTTACCGATTGATGTGCCTGGTAGTTCTTCTTGTGTGCATGACATTGTGCCGGAGTGTTCTCCCTCCGCGATCGACGTGCATGGCGCGCCCATGCATGGCCCCTGCCCCGAGGTGTCCTCGTCACCTGCCCCGGGCTCCCCGTCGCCAGCCCCGGCCGTGCCCTCTGATGGGCTGAGCTCGCCCGTGGCGCCCCCTTCTGCTGGGACTCCCTCGCCCGCGGCGCCCTCTCCTGCTCAGCCCGTGTCGCCTCCAGTCGAGAGCACTGCTACTCCCTCGACCGCGACACCTTCGGCTGTACCTGTACACACCATGGTCACTCGTACGCGTGATCACACTCGCCGCGCTAAGGAATACACGGACGGCACCATCCGCTATGATGCATCATGCCGGGCCTTCTTTGTGACTCCGACATCTCATCGTGATGCACTTCATGACTCAGCATGGCGTGCTGCTATGACTGAGGAGTTCACCGCCTTGCAGTAGACACATACCTGGAAGCTTGTTCCTCGTCCTCCCGGTGTGAATATTGTTGGCAGTAAGTGGGTTTTTAAGACCAAGCAGCGACCGGATGGCTCCGTTGATAAGTACAAGGCGCGCCTTGTTGCACGTGGCTTTACTCAGCAGCATGGTATTGATTATGGTGACACCTTTAGCCCAGTCGTGAAGCCAGCCACAGTTCGTTTGGTTCTCTCTCTTGCTGTGTCTAGAGGATGGAGTCTTCAACAGATCGATGTTAGTAATGCATTTCTTCATGGTTTTCTCTCAGAAGATGTATATATGCAGCAGCCGCCTGGTTTTGAGGATGATCGGTATCCCTCCCATGTGTGCAAATTGCAACGGGCTCTCTATGGTCTTAAGCAGTCGCCTCGTGCTTGGTATGCTCGTCTGAGTGCTCTTCTTTTAGACCTTGGTTTCACTTCCTCCAAGGCTGATACTTCGCTGTTCATCTTCTCCCGGGATGGTGTCCGCATCTACATGCTGGTGTACGTGGATGATATAGTTATTGCTGGGTCTACTCCTGGAGCAGTCGATCGCCTCGTTCGTGCTCTTTCTGCCCATTTTCCTATCAAGGATCTTGGAGTTCTGGATTATTTTCTGGGTTTGGAAGCGTCTTTCCATTCAGGGGGGATGACAGTGACTCAGCGCAAATATGCACTAGACTTGTTGCACCGAGTTAATATGGAGAATTGCAAAGCCACTTCTACTCCGTTATCTGCAGTTGATCCTTTGTCTCGGGTGTCTGGCACTCCTCTTGGTACTGAGGATTCTTTCCGGTATCGAAGTATTGTGGGCGGTCTTCAGTACTTGACTCTCACTCGCCCGGATATCTCGTTTGCGAGTGAATAAAGTATGTCGGTTCTTGTCTCAGCCAACCGATGTTCATTGGGAAGCGATGAAACGCATCTTGCGTTATGTCAAAGGGACGCTACATATCGGGCTGCGTTCTCGCAAGTCTAACTCCACCGGCATCGCGTATCTTTACCGATGCGAGATTGGGCGAGATGTGTTGATGATCGGAGGTCTACAGGAGGTTTTGCTATTTTTGTTGGTCCGAACCTTGTCTCTTGGAGTTCGAAGAAGCAACCTTCTGTTTCACGGTCGAGTACAGAGGCTGAGTATAAAGCCTTAGCAAATGGAGCTACTGAAGCTATATGGATAGAGTCGTTACTCAGAGAGTTGGGTGTTACTCATCAGCGCACACTTGTTTTATGGTGTGATAACTTAGGGGCTACTTACCTGACTGCCAATCCAGTTTTCCATGCACGAatgaagcatattgagattgatttCCATTTTGTGCGTGAGCATGTTGCAGCTGGAGCTTTACAAGTCAGGTTTATCTCTTACGGTGATCAATTAGTCGATGTGTTTACTAAACCAGCTACTCGACAGATGCTAGACCGGTTTAAGACCAATCTAAATCTTGTTTGTAGTAGAAGTTCAGATTGAGGTGGAGTGTTAAGATAGGTCTAGTAGATGTATATCCTGTCATGTATATGTACGCGTATATACGCATGTATTTGTATGATCACCATTATATATAGAAGAGACGTGTGTGTGCATTGCAcccacgaaaaccctaaaccctttcttAACTGGGTTCCCTTTGCGTTGGAGAAGCAAAATTGAAAGGCATATTTCATTTGCAATTTTTATGAGCACATGCATAATAAAACTGCAATATTGGAATGTCGTGCACCGTGAATCCTATAGGATTGAAAAAAACTGGAATTATCATAATTTCTTGTTGACATGCCAAATAAAAATGAAGTTTTATATCAAGAAGTCTGAGTGCATTCATTTTTTCCCTCCAAAATAAAGTGCAAATGAGCACTAACGAAAATCTTAGGGACTGCAAGTCAAACCACCTCTATTAAAAAAAATCCTAAATACAGTATATTTTTCGAATCAACAAAGAAACCCCATATAAACAAGAAATGGGCCCGAACCTCTCCTACAAACCCTCGTGCGAGTCTTGGCCCTTAAGCCCAGTTTGGCGCTAAGCGGCCCGGCCCGGAAATTGCATCATTCAGGTAATCAGAACTCGCTCTTGCTTACCTAGCTACAGCAAGACTGAGCTACACGCAGATCCGCGGCGGGGAGCTAGGGTTCCGGCGAGAAAAACCAATGGCCTCAGCGGCAGCGCGGCGGAGGCAGGAGCTAGCAGCGGAGGGACAGCGGCACCTCGAGGAGACGATCGCCGCTGCTTTCCAGATCCTTTCCTCCATGAACGACGAGCTCTGCAACCCCGCGCTCtggtcctcctccgccaccgccgccgctgccaccgccaTCTCTCAGCAACCCCACCCGCATCACGGGCCTCCCCCGCCTCTCCACTCCGCCGACTCCGAAGCCTCTGACGCTTTGGGGGGAGGCTCCGGTGGCTCCGGTGGGTCGCTCGACGAGGCGAGGCACCGGTACAAGATTGCCGTGGCAGCGCTGCGAGCATCCATCGCCGCCGTGTCGCCCTCTACTCAGGTGAGAAATTGTTGGACCGGGCCATACGATCCTACTGTCTATTGTACCTAATGTTAACCTGATAAAGATGTACTCTAGGATCCCATGTACTTCTAGGATACTCGATGTAAAACTAGGGACAATGCAGTGCTACAGCATTGAAAGATGACGTTTTGATATCGGAAATGCGGGTGAGCGGATCTCTTTGAGACTAGTGAGCATAGTTCTTTTTCTTGTCTTACTCAATGGATAAATACAGAAACGTGCTTGGGAGAAGAATGTTGCCACATTTGAACTGAGATCCAGATTCCCCTCGAAGAAAAGGAGATCAATTTTCATCCTGCTCTGTGACCATATCTATTACTAGTCAtgcttatgctattctaaataaaattagcttgaAATAGCTATGATTGAACCAGAAGATCTAACATACAAGATTGATGTAATACCTCTCCATCTTCCTCTTGTAGTCGCTTTAGATGAGTGCTGGTGATTTTTGTGTGAATCACCTTTGTTACTGCTTTGTAATGATGTTACATTTATTTTCAGGAGATAGCGTCAACAGAATCCAAAGGTGATCAAGCTGAGATTGAGAGATTGGAAGAGCACGCATCTTCTTTGAGAAAGGTACTCCCTTGAAAAGATCTAGTCGATGCGGTACACAGTATAATTGATACCATTATGCAAGATTCAGGATTACGTTAGAACAGTCAGTAAATGGTACCTGGTCAGCCCAGGTTAAGGCCAGATGCATCACCAGGTAACCTATTTTGGCTGAGGCGATGACATATTCATTCTGGTAGTGTTCTAGACTATTCTGGTAAAGGCGCGTAGAAAAGCTGTGGTTTATATTGCCATCACCTGCATGCTTGTTGGTTTTtctaagttcatgtatgtctttaGGGCAGCAACAAGGTTCTGCAGTGGTTGgagattactccctccgtccactaaTGTGTACGTTTAGCTTTTGTCCCAActcatttttttctttaaaaaattgACCAACTTcctggaaaaaagtagcaaaattTATGACACTATATGAGTATCACTAGATCCATCTTCAAATTTAGTTTCATAATATCTAATTTGATGTCACATGTGTTGCTACTTTTTTCTATAAAGTTGGTCAAATTTGAGAAAGTTTGACCTAAGACAAAAGTTAAACATGCacttattcatggatggagggagtagttctatcctagagaattttaAGTGAATCATTTTAAGCAATCATTGCAATCACAGTAAGTTAATCAAGTATGTCCCCAAATGAGCCTCCTGTATATAGTAGCATCTGTGCTATTTGGAAGTTGGAAGTGGATGTATGAAAACTTACTAGAACAatacccgcgcgttgctgcgagaaGGTAAAATTTACAGATTTTAAAATAGAAAGCAAAAAATTCTGTAGCAACATGGTAGAGTagattacccgcaaaaaaaacatGGTAGAGTAGATTAAATATTATCTGCTATGTTCCTAAAAAAGATGTTAAAGGTTTTGTCTAAATTCATATTTATCTGTACAGTAAAAAAATATCTAcgcatatctaaatttagataaatttaccATGAAAATCcataaatatcttgaaaagattttgcCGACGAAGCTCTGAACACGGCTCTCTTGGCTCCGTCCCGAACCAAGGAAGTATGATGGAGGCGTGTGCGTGTGCCAACTGCAAAGACTACAAGCGGACGTTGGCAGCGAGTCGCTTTTATTCTCGGTtggaaccaaatttagcaaaagaAAAAAATTCATGTTATACCAATGCGTATAACTGAGGGACttcttatctttactattaatcgGCAATACGACAATATTGCACTCACTTATATTTTAATAATATGGAttatcaacatattctttttaaTATAATATACTATGATGTTACCCGCTAATAAAAAAAGGTTGTTTCTTTTTTAAATATGTATCTTGGTATAGACATCATAATGCGAACAAATTAACGTGAACCTTTTCTTATACATAAGCAACATCAGTGATTATTCAATTATCTGTCAAATTCATCAAATAAAAGAACATTCTAATATATATGTAGGCCTCCAGGAAGTTTTACTCTTCCGTTTTTGTATTCTGTCGTAAAGGCGACAAATAAATACTGATGAAAACAACTTGCAATTCTTCAGCGGCTATGCCATCGAAATCTCTGTTATTGGTTATACGTGCTCCTGGTCCACCGCAAAAAGCACGAACTGTGGTCTATCTACCAGCAAGAAAATTATCTGTTTTCCTTCTTTATACCGATGAGACTCTTGCCCGTACAGTCACCACCAATGATTCACATGCATTGGTCTTGGAGGTACCGAGCTGAGGGCAAT includes these proteins:
- the LOC124675074 gene encoding mediator of RNA polymerase II transcription subunit 30-like; translation: MASAAARRRQELAAEGQRHLEETIAAAFQILSSMNDELCNPALWSSSATAAAATAISQQPHPHHGPPPPLHSADSEASDALGGGSGGSGGSLDEARHRYKIAVAALRASIAAVSPSTQEIASTESKGDQAEIERLEEHASSLRKEIESKNKHVKLLMDQLRDLISDISMWQSPCSV